The Spirochaetota bacterium genomic interval CCGTCGCGCATCTCCTCGACCAGGGAGCGGTACTTCTTCTCACTCTCCTCGAGCGCCGCGCGGCTCCTGTTGATCATGTCCACGTATTCCCGGATGATACCCGCCGAATGCCGGAAGGCGGACTCGAGATCGCGTATCTCCTGGTAACGCAGGAACTTTTCGGGGATCGATGGAAGCCCTCCCTCGATCTTCCACCTCCGTATGGCGGCGCTGAAATCGCCGAGCGGCCGGATGATGAGCACGTTCTGCCATGAGACCTTGAGGGCGACGATGATCACGAGCACCACGAGCGCCAGGTACGCGATGAGCTTGGTTGTGCGGATCAGGACATACGCGGCCGCCATGGGGGAGAAGATCACGATGTCGTTTTCGATGGCGGCGAAATTTTTCCGGTAAAAGGCGTACGCGGTCTCCCCCAGGTCCATGACGCCGCTCGATTCCGCGGGGAGCACCTGCAGCGGGAATGGGGCGCGCGTCCCCGCAAGCACGAACCCGTCCCTTGACGCGAACACGATGACGCTTTCCGTGGAGACCGCAATGCTTTTCAGGTCGTTCATGAACTGGTCCAGGCCTACCCTTCCCACGAGCCACCCCTGGCCCCCCTTGTGAACAAGGTACACCGAAAGCTCCCCGTTCTCGACGGCACGGAACATGGGCGAGCGGGAAACCGGGCCTTCCGCCACGCCGGCCAGGAAGGCCCCCGGCGCGCTCGCGGCAAGGTCGTAGCCGGGGAATATAAGGCTTCTCCCGCCCTTGATGAGGATCCGCTGGATTTTCCTGTCGTTCCCTACGACGTAGAGATCATCGAATTCATGCATCATCGCGACAGTGCCCGCGCTTTCCGGCATCGTTACAAAATGTTCGAGATCGTGCGCGGGCCCCCCTATGAGCACCTCGACGATTTTCTCGATCCTGTCGATCTCGGTTTTATGGCTGCGGATATAGTCGTCGCGTATGGCATCCTGGAGGGTCATGAACACGATGACGAAAAAAACGATGACGACGGCCAGGGTGGCCGCCTCCATGAGCGCGAAGTTGATGCGTACGGAGCGCACCCCTAAAACTCCTTCGCGATATCGGTCACGAAGTAGAGCGGGATCGTGACGTCGCCGTACTCGTCGAATCTCACGTCGAGGAAATCGGTGTGGAACGTCTTCTTCTCGAGTATGAAGCTTTTAATCTCCTGCGGCGTGCGGCGGCCCGCGTCGATGGCCTGGCTGAGAATCTGGAGCGCGATGTACATGTTGATGCTGATGAAGGTGGGCGAGTAACCAAAGCGTCCGTGAAAGGTTTCGACGTAACGCGCGATGGAGGCGCTCTGACCGCGCGGGGGATAATGGGAGGGCAGCACGCAATCCCTGAGCGCGTCCCCCCCCGCCTCCACGAGCTGGGGGCTTTTAACCCACGGGGTGAGCATGATGCGCGCCGCAGGGAAACGGCGCTTCACCGCCTGCGCGATCGCCCCCGCGGCAAGGCTCTGGTATCCGCCGATTAACAGGTAGGCCTTGTCGCAGCTCACACCCGCGAGCCGCGCCTGCAGGGCGGGAAGGTCGAGCATATCCGCCCTTACCTCCATTATGCCGCAGATTCGCGTGCGCAGATACTGCTTCACGTATCCGAGCGCGGGCTCCGTATATCCAAAGTTCATTGTGTCCCGGATGATGAGCAACGATTCGCCGGGCATCCGGTCGATCTCTCCCGCGATGTGCTCCTGCTCGCGCGCGACGTCCAGGACATTGCGGAACATGAAGTCATCCTTCTTCGAGAGCCGGTCCGTCGTCGCGCCCGTCACGAAGGTGATTATGGGCGCGCTGTTGATCCGGTCCATGATCGCGAGGGCGCAGGTCGAGGTATGGCTCGTGATGAGTATTCGTATCCCCTGCGCCAGTATCTCCTCGAGCGCCTCCCTGGAGCGTTCGGGATCCCAGTTGTCGTTAACCGGGACAACTTCAATGCCGGTGACGCCGCGCTGCTCCATGAACAATTTTGCGGCGTTGATTTCGCTCGTACCCACCGTGGAACCCGCCTCGAGCTTGGTCATGACCGCGATGCGTACTTTCTCCCCCTTCAAACACGACGCGAGCATGCAGAGACCCGCACACAGCGGCAGGAGAATCCATGCGGCCCC includes:
- a CDS encoding amino acid ABC transporter substrate-binding protein, which translates into the protein MARTRGMPRNRSPSPRAGGSIGLRGTGTEVDMGKAGAAWILLPLCAGLCMLASCLKGEKVRIAVMTKLEAGSTVGTSEINAAKLFMEQRGVTGIEVVPVNDNWDPERSREALEEILAQGIRILITSHTSTCALAIMDRINSAPIITFVTGATTDRLSKKDDFMFRNVLDVAREQEHIAGEIDRMPGESLLIIRDTMNFGYTEPALGYVKQYLRTRICGIMEVRADMLDLPALQARLAGVSCDKAYLLIGGYQSLAAGAIAQAVKRRFPAARIMLTPWVKSPQLVEAGGDALRDCVLPSHYPPRGQSASIARYVETFHGRFGYSPTFISINMYIALQILSQAIDAGRRTPQEIKSFILEKKTFHTDFLDVRFDEYGDVTIPLYFVTDIAKEF